A portion of the Bacillus sp. es.034 genome contains these proteins:
- a CDS encoding ABC transporter permease produces the protein MRTWISKGWRPFLVLILLFIIWEVAIKLFEVPAWLMPSPSEIWEEGIASWSEFKGHFSSTAFLTIAGFAIGCSIGLGTAVVLHLLPKVREAVYPLMILSQNIPIIVLAPLLVIWFGFGLLPKIIVITLICFFPVAVSAMEGFRQTNGEYILYMKMSGATKGQIFRKVEWPHALPSIFSGLKISATYSVMGAVISEWLGAQKGIGVYMTLASSSFRTDRVFVAIFMIMLLSLLFFGLIVLLEKIMVKWNRKEDK, from the coding sequence ATGAGAACTTGGATTTCAAAAGGATGGAGACCCTTCTTGGTCCTCATCCTTTTATTCATCATTTGGGAAGTGGCCATTAAACTATTTGAAGTGCCAGCCTGGCTGATGCCATCACCTTCAGAGATATGGGAAGAAGGAATCGCTTCGTGGTCCGAGTTCAAGGGGCATTTCTCATCAACGGCATTTCTGACGATCGCAGGGTTTGCGATTGGCTGTTCAATCGGGCTCGGGACAGCGGTGGTACTGCATCTCCTCCCTAAGGTAAGGGAAGCGGTCTATCCCCTCATGATCCTGTCTCAGAATATACCCATCATTGTCTTGGCCCCTCTCCTTGTCATTTGGTTCGGATTCGGACTCCTGCCCAAAATCATCGTCATTACCTTGATTTGTTTCTTTCCTGTGGCGGTTTCGGCGATGGAAGGATTCAGGCAGACAAATGGAGAGTACATTCTTTATATGAAAATGTCCGGTGCAACCAAAGGACAGATTTTCCGGAAAGTGGAGTGGCCCCATGCATTGCCCTCCATCTTCTCCGGTTTGAAAATTTCCGCGACCTATAGTGTGATGGGTGCGGTCATTTCGGAGTGGCTGGGGGCTCAAAAAGGAATTGGCGTCTATATGACACTTGCATCCTCTTCCTTCAGGACCGACAGGGTTTTTGTCGCCATTTTCATGATCATGCTCCTCAGCCTGTTGTTCTTTGGACTCATCGTACTATTAGAAAAAATCATGGTGAAGTGGAATCGAAAGGAGGACAAATAA